One window of Thioflexithrix psekupsensis genomic DNA carries:
- a CDS encoding TIGR02449 family protein — protein sequence MVDFQRLEHRIEELVNLCTQLADENQALRVQQAQWLSERASLLEKNALARSRIEAMITRLKTMEDNGV from the coding sequence ATGGTCGATTTTCAAAGACTTGAACACCGCATTGAAGAATTGGTGAATCTTTGCACCCAATTGGCCGATGAAAATCAAGCGTTGCGGGTGCAACAAGCGCAGTGGTTATCGGAGCGGGCATCGCTTTTGGAGAAAAATGCGCTGGCGCGCAGCCGTATTGAAGCGATGATCACGCGCTTAAAAACGATGGAAGACAATGGGGTATGA
- a CDS encoding cell division protein ZapA — protein sequence MSSSRMDKSTIKPVNLRILDKDYVIACPENECETLSASARYLTQKIQEVKEGGKIVSIERLVVVSALNIIHEYMQYKQQREQDIHALEQHIAQLEAKIELALTRIKQ from the coding sequence ATGAGCAGCAGTCGCATGGATAAAAGTACAATAAAACCCGTTAATTTGCGTATTTTGGATAAAGATTATGTGATTGCCTGCCCAGAAAACGAATGTGAGACGTTATCGGCTTCGGCGCGCTATTTGACGCAGAAAATTCAAGAAGTCAAAGAAGGCGGTAAAATTGTCAGCATCGAGCGTTTGGTGGTGGTGAGTGCTTTAAATATTATTCATGAATATATGCAATATAAACAACAACGTGAACAAGATATTCACGCTTTAGAACAGCATATCGCGCAGTTGGAAGCAAAAATAGAACTTGCATTAACGCGCATAAAG
- a CDS encoding tetratricopeptide repeat protein, which translates to MAGRKKRAEATVESLMQAIKDDDYDQVQAIFESSPKLLAAMQNVTLENYGNIDENDENFLFFLALKAESTSNAYADDESEATLTQAVELWRTILEHRDFPKQSELFQLNSFGRTMGLSIELYELTNEIEDLEFSLKTASAFFQRIPDNSPELPAGLGHLAFGYLERFHHSDDESDLEKAIALCRQAIKKATRRYPDQIPGLYASLAKILFEHFHYSGELSDLDEIIKCYQKVIQKSEPDDPDLAVYFDYLGDIYKVRFVNLRKISDLKAAIKAYERSIEIFERIAPNSSAIREVMENLALSWGDSYVHTKKIADLNKAISLYDTVLEKAGPDKLPEALYLLGELLRIRFLHSKNPDDLEQCISYCQQAVEQSTDDDARYHFLEKLGLGYITRYENFSDAADLEKAIGTLKQAIYECPEDFPGLDMFISHLSYGLKASYLLSKNLAHLEEAIHLQRDVIERISPDSLHYENNLGFCHNNLSAALEQRYLHLGEVADLKEAIASSKKVIEEVLSDASFREKAQQALARMLAYSVPSE; encoded by the coding sequence ATGGCAGGTAGAAAAAAACGCGCTGAAGCGACAGTAGAATCACTGATGCAGGCGATAAAAGACGATGATTATGACCAAGTACAGGCTATTTTTGAAAGCTCTCCAAAGTTATTGGCTGCTATGCAAAATGTAACGTTGGAAAATTACGGCAATATCGATGAAAATGATGAGAATTTTCTCTTTTTTCTCGCCTTAAAAGCAGAAAGTACTTCTAATGCCTATGCGGATGATGAGAGTGAAGCCACGCTGACTCAAGCCGTTGAATTATGGCGGACAATTCTGGAACATCGTGATTTTCCCAAGCAAAGTGAGTTATTCCAATTAAACTCTTTCGGCAGAACAATGGGACTTTCCATTGAACTTTACGAATTAACCAACGAGATTGAAGACTTAGAATTTTCTTTAAAAACCGCTTCTGCTTTTTTCCAAAGAATCCCTGATAATTCTCCAGAATTGCCTGCGGGTTTAGGGCATTTGGCGTTTGGATATTTAGAACGCTTTCATCATTCAGATGATGAGAGTGATTTAGAGAAAGCAATTGCGTTGTGCCGACAAGCGATTAAAAAGGCAACTCGTCGTTATCCTGACCAGATTCCCGGTTTATACGCCAGTTTGGCTAAAATTCTGTTTGAGCATTTTCACTATTCGGGAGAATTGTCTGATTTAGACGAGATAATTAAGTGCTATCAAAAAGTGATTCAGAAATCTGAACCTGATGATCCTGATTTGGCGGTCTATTTCGATTATTTGGGCGATATATATAAGGTTCGTTTTGTTAATCTCCGAAAAATTTCTGATTTGAAAGCGGCTATTAAGGCTTATGAGCGGTCAATTGAGATATTCGAAAGAATCGCGCCCAATTCGTCTGCAATAAGAGAAGTGATGGAGAACTTAGCGTTGTCATGGGGAGATTCTTATGTTCACACGAAGAAAATAGCGGATTTAAATAAGGCTATTTCACTTTATGACACAGTGCTAGAAAAAGCTGGTCCTGATAAATTACCCGAAGCGTTATATTTGCTAGGCGAGTTATTGAGAATACGGTTTTTGCATTCAAAAAATCCAGATGATCTGGAACAGTGTATTTCTTATTGTCAACAGGCCGTTGAACAAAGTACGGACGATGATGCGCGCTATCATTTTCTTGAGAAACTGGGTTTAGGTTATATTACCCGTTATGAGAATTTCTCCGATGCGGCGGATTTAGAAAAGGCAATAGGCACTCTTAAACAAGCCATTTATGAGTGTCCAGAGGATTTTCCAGGACTAGATATGTTTATTAGCCATCTTTCTTATGGATTAAAAGCGAGTTATTTGCTGTCGAAAAATTTGGCTCATTTGGAAGAAGCCATTCATTTACAAAGAGATGTGATTGAAAGAATATCACCTGATTCTCTTCATTATGAGAATAACTTAGGATTTTGCCATAATAATTTGAGTGCGGCTTTAGAACAGCGTTATTTGCATTTAGGAGAAGTAGCCGATTTAAAAGAGGCGATTGCTTCATCTAAAAAAGTGATTGAAGAAGTGTTATCTGATGCTTCGTTTCGGGAGAAGGCTCAACAGGCTTTGGCTAGAATGTTAGCGTACTCTGTGCCGTCGGAGTGA
- a CDS encoding MlaA family lipoprotein, with translation MSKMFILARIKIIFPLLILLPLQGSLSGCASLSTSPDPLEPLNRRIFGFNQAVDEVILKPLAVTYQELTPEPVNQGITNFFSNLSELSVIANDLLQFKLKQAASDSGRFVINTTLGLLGFLDLATHFGYPKNYEDFGQTLGYWGVGSGPYLVLPLLGPSSIRDTAGRGVDGFFDPRSYVAGNDDVVLRWHVITNGIYAVDQRASLLEIEKVMKTAALDPYTYMRDAYLQRREYLVKDGNVPTQEDEFDELFSDLE, from the coding sequence ATGTCAAAAATGTTTATTCTCGCTCGTATTAAAATTATTTTTCCCTTATTAATCCTGTTACCCTTACAAGGTTCATTGTCGGGTTGTGCGTCCTTGTCCACCAGTCCAGACCCTTTAGAACCCTTGAATCGCCGAATTTTTGGCTTCAATCAAGCTGTTGATGAAGTCATTTTGAAACCTTTGGCTGTGACTTATCAAGAATTAACTCCTGAACCCGTTAATCAGGGAATTACCAATTTCTTTAGCAATTTAAGTGAATTATCAGTGATTGCTAATGATTTGTTACAATTTAAGCTTAAACAAGCGGCTTCTGATTCGGGGCGTTTTGTGATTAATACCACTTTGGGTTTACTTGGTTTTTTAGATTTAGCCACGCACTTTGGTTATCCTAAAAATTATGAAGATTTTGGACAAACTTTAGGTTATTGGGGAGTGGGCAGTGGGCCTTATTTGGTATTGCCTCTTTTAGGACCTAGTTCGATACGCGATACGGCTGGACGTGGGGTGGATGGTTTTTTTGATCCGCGCAGTTATGTTGCTGGTAACGATGATGTTGTGTTGCGTTGGCATGTGATTACCAATGGAATCTACGCGGTGGATCAGCGAGCAAGTTTGTTAGAAATTGAAAAAGTCATGAAAACCGCCGCATTAGACCCTTATACGTATATGCGCGATGCGTATTTGCAGCGTCGTGAATATTTGGTCAAAGACGGCAATGTCCCCACGCAAGAAGATGAATTTGATGAATTATTCAGTGATTTGGAATAA